The Pandoraea vervacti DNA window TCGAGTTCGGTGCCGTTCGCCGGGGTATGGCCTGCGGCGTTGTACGTGCATCTGCAAACGCATCGCGGCGTGAGCGTCGATGTCTCGACGCTGTCCTCCGAGCAGCAACAGGACGACATCGAGGCGGGGCGCATCGACGTGGGGCTGGTGCGATTACCGGTGCTGCGTCCCGCACCGACGCTCGTATGCGAGACGATCTTGCGAGAGCGCCTGTTGTTGCTCGTACCGAAGGGGCATACGCTGGCGGGCGAGGGCTCGGTGAGCGTGGCCGCGCTGGCCTCGGTGCCGTTCGTATCGTTGCCGCACCGCGAGCGGGGCGGGTTGAGCTACCGCGTGGCACAACTGTGCCAGCAGCACGGCTTCTTTCCACGGGCCGCTGCGGCCACCTCGCGCAAAGCGACGCTCGTCAATCTGGTCGCCGCCGGGTTCGGTGTGGCGCTCGTGCCGCAGAGTCTGGCGGCGCTTGCCGGGCCGGACGTCTGCCGGGTCGATCTCGAGGACGCGGGCGCCGACAGCGAAGTCGCATTGCTGCGCCGCCGCGACGCGGGCGAGCTTGTCATTGCGCTTGCCGACGCCATGCGCCGCGCAGTAAGTCCGGCGTAAGCCTTGCGTGCGAGTGTGGCTGCACAAACGTCGAAAAGTGGCGCAGTAGGTCGGGAGCGCCGGCGCAGGCCGGAGAGCGGACCCGGCGGGGATGGGGCACGCGAGGAAACCCTCAAGTCCGCCGTTTTTTCTCCCGTTATACTTTTCGACACAGGCTCAAGACAGCCAACGTGTGGCGCAGACGTCTGCCCGGCGCATTACGTATCTGGCAGTTCCGGCGACCGTCCCGCCCTCGTCATAACAAGCAGATCAGAGATGCGAGGAGACTGACGATGGGGCTATTCACGCGCTCAAGGGGAGCCGCGCAGACCAACATCATGAGCGAGGTGGCCAACAGTGCAGGCACCCTCGGCGTGGAGTTGTGCGATATCGCAGGTAACGTCGACGAAATCGCGGTTCGGATCAAGCGTCAGGCCGAGGTATTCCAGGAGCTTCGACGCGCCGCTACCGACACCAGCGAGGGTAATCAACGCATTGCGAGCGCCGCGCGCGACGCCCGCGATGTGGCCGATCGCGCGAGCGCGGAAATCGCGGCCTCGCGCAGCACCGCAGACGCGTCGCTGGCGTCCATTCACGGGCTGGTCGAAGGGGTCTCCGGCATGGCCGACGAGATCTCGGGATTGCGCGAAGCGCTCGATCACGTGGGCAAAGTGGCCGAAGGGATTTCCGTCATCGCCCGGCAGACCAATCTACTTGCGCTCAATGCCGCCATCGAGGCTGCGCGTGCGGGTGTCGCCGGGCGCAGCTTCGCGGTCGTGGCGACCGAGGTGAAGCTTCTCGCGAGCAAGACGGCGGAAGCCACGCAGCAGATCGAGCACACGCTCGCCGCGCTGAGCGAGCGCACCGAGCGCCTCATGCGCGAGAGCAATGCCAACGTCGCGCGTGCCAACGACGCACGTGAAGGGACCCGTGCGATTGCGAGTGTGATCGAGACGGCAGGCAACGCGCTCGATACGTTCGACCGTCAGGCCGGGCAGATTGCGCAGGCGAGCGAAGCCATCGAAAACGAGTGCAGCACGCTCGCCGCCCACGTCGATGAGATGGCCGACGGCGTGACCCACTCCGCCGATCATGTCGAAAGCGCGCGCGAGCGCATCAACGGCTTGCTCTCGGTGTCGGAGCATTTGATCGGCCTGATCGCGGAGGCGGATGTCGAAACCGAGGACACGCCATTCATTCGCGCGGTGCGCCGCGCGGCCAAGCAGGTCGGGGAGAGCTTCGAGGCGGCGCTCGCGAAGGGCAAGATCAGTGAACAGGAATTGTTCGATCGTCGCTACGAACCGATTCCGGGATCGAATCCGCAACAGTTGATGGCGCGCTTCACGCGCTTCACCGACGAGACGTTGCCGGCGATCCAGGAACCGCTGCTCGACATGAACGAGCGCATCACCTTCTGCGCGGCGGTCGACGAAAACGGCTACTTGCCCACGCACAACCGAAAGTTCTCCCAAGCGCCCACCAACGACCCGGTCTGGAACGCCGCGCACTGCCGCAACCGGCGACTCTTCAACGACCGTACCGGCGCGGCGGCCGGGCGCAATACCAAGCCGCTGTTGCTCCAAACGTATCGCCGGGATATGGGGGGCGGGGAGTTCGTGGTGATGAAGGACGCCTCCGCACCGATTTATGTCAACGGACGTCACTGGGGCGGCTTCCGCATCGCTTATCGCGTGGCACGCTGAGCCGGTGTTGGTGGGCTTGGCCAGTTGCGACACCCTCACCGCCTGGGACGATCAACGCAAACGCGCCGCCAACCTTTCGGTCGGCGGCGCGTTTGCCGTGCGCTTGCGAGAACCGGAAACCCGGCCGTCGATCAATAGCCGTACCAGCGGCCGTGACGCCAGTATCCGCGGCCGTAGTAGCCGCCGTACGGACGGCCGTAATACACCGGGGGCGGGCCGTAATAGGCAGGGGCGGGCGCCACATAGACAGGCGGCGGGGCGACATAGACCGGGGGAGGCGGCGCCACGTAGACCGGCGCTGGCGCATAGACCGGTGCCGGTGCGATCAGCGGTACGCCAATACCGATCCCGACCGAGACGTGTGCCTGCGCCGTCCCGATCGCACCCGCGGCGAGCGCGATCCCGGCGATGGCAAGGGCGGCAAACTTGGTTTTCATGACATTTCTCCTGCGGACTTGGCAGCGTACTGATGACGGCGCCCGGACGGCACCATGCCGTTCGACTCGCCCGGTGCCCGCCGGCACCCTGATTCCTCAGATTCCTTAGCTTAACTTTACTGAAGTTCCGAAACGCGGTCCCGTCGCAATTGTTGCAAAGTATGCGCGGGCGGCCGGTGTGGGGAACGTTCGGGCGTAGAAAAGCGGCCGCCAAACGTGTAAATCAGGCCTCTATTCTATGAAGAATCAACGGTTTGCGCTGGTTTCGGTTGACATGATCCGGGGCGCTTCACGCCTCAGGACGCGTGACGGCGCGCGACACTTGTTACATTCATTTACATGACGCGTGCGTCGTGTGGTGGAAAAACAGCGGGCGAATGCCGCTTGTGCGGCACTCGCCCGTTGCCGGCATCCGGCGTACACCGAGTCGCGTACATCGAATCGTATACGCAGTGGATGCCTTCTCCTCCCTGCTAAAAACGTTCTCTTGCGAGATGTTTGCTCACGCCTGTCGTTAGCGGAGCCGGTACCGGTATCCCTGCGGATACCGATAATCGGTGGCGCTTTTACTGTTGGAAGCGCGCCTTCGCGTCTGCCACGCAACTGTCCTTGCTGCTGCCCGACAGGGCGTCGCAACGTTCCATTGCTGCCTTGTACTCGGCCTTGTTGGCGTCGGCGTTGGCGTCCTTGCGGGCTTCCACCGTATCCTTGGACGACTCGCGGCTGGTGCGCATGACCTTGGCGTCGCCGTAGGCCTTCGTCTTGGCCGCGTCGGCGTCCTTCACGCAGACATCCTTGTCGTTGCCCTTCTTGTCGTCGCAGCGCAGCTTGGCGACGCGGTAGTCGGCGTCGGCCTTGGCAATGGCGGCGTCATAGCGGGCCTTCGGCGTCTGCTTATAATCGGCCTCCGCGTTGGCCTTGGCAATCTTCTCTTTGCCCTTTGCGTCCTCGACGCAGATTTTCTTCGCGTTGTCCTTCATGTCGTCGCAACGCGCGGACGCCGCCTTGTAGTCGGCCTCGGCAGATTTCTGCGCGGCTTCGTAACGGTCCTTGGCGGCGGCGTCGGCGGCGCTCGCTGCTGTGGCGCTCAGCATGCCTGCGGCCGCGATACACGCGCAGGTCAGGACGTTCATGGCGATTCGATGTGACATGTCAGAGTCCTCCTTGGCTGGGTTGTGGCGAGCATGAGGCGCGACGCAAGGGCGTCGCGCGTCGTGTTTCGAGGAATCCGCCGGGTTACTTGTTGCGGTCGGCGGCGCCCTGAATGGCTTCGCCTCCCTTCTCGACGTCCTTACCCGCGCCGTGGATGGTGTTGCAGCCGGCGAGGCCCAGTGCGAAGCCCGAGAGCAGAGCGATGGCGATCAGTCGTTTCATTTTGATTTCTCCTTGGAGAGAGATGGCGTCCGAGGCGCAATGCAAGCGCGAGGAGGGAGGGCAGTGCCCGCCTCCCGGCGGGCAAGGACCTGCGTGCGAGCGGTGTTGCGCCAAAGGCGCGCTTACCAGACTTACCAGAGCTTGTGCTGGTTGTTCCAGGTATCGACTTCACGTTCGGCGTCGGCCTTGGCCTTGCCGTAGCGTTCCTGAATCACACCGACGAACTTGTCGCGGTTGCCCTCGATCTTGAGCAGATCGTCGTCGGTCAGGTTGCCCCACTGCTTCTTCGCTTCGCCCTTGAGCTGGTTCCACTTGCCCTTGATCAGATCCGAGTTCATAGCAACTCCTCAATGTTGGGTTGGATTCATGTCCTCTGACCCGCGCCCGGTGAGGCGGCGGGAGGTGATTCCATGGTAGGGAGTGCGAAGTGTTCGCGCTGTCAGCCGCGTTGTCGTCGCGGTGTAGGCGGAGTCGGGTTGCGCTGTCAGTGCATTCCGACCGGCGGGCGCGGGGGCGAATCGGCGGCGTCGGCGGCGTCGGATTGTGACGTCGCAGTGCTCTCGGTGACTTCCGAGGCGATCTCCGGCGCGTCTGCCGGATTGCACAGCGGCAGAACGACCTGGATTTCGGTGCCTAGCCGTTGCGGCAGCGAATGGATATCGATGCGTCCGCCCTTGGCCGACACGCGCTGGCGCATGCCGAACAAACCGTGTGTCTTGGGCTTGTTGAACTGATCGGGCGTGAGGCCGATG harbors:
- a CDS encoding entericidin A/B family lipoprotein, producing MKRLIAIALLSGFALGLAGCNTIHGAGKDVEKGGEAIQGAADRNK
- a CDS encoding CsbD family protein, whose protein sequence is MNSDLIKGKWNQLKGEAKKQWGNLTDDDLLKIEGNRDKFVGVIQERYGKAKADAEREVDTWNNQHKLW
- a CDS encoding LysR family transcriptional regulator, with product MVMVSLRQLRYFLEVVDAGGFSAAAERLFVAQSALSRQISELERELQAVLLERSSKGVTLTPAGRTFVDEARRVLTELEGSVALTRSVARGEQGTVRLAHSSSVPFAGVWPAALYVHLQTHRGVSVDVSTLSSEQQQDDIEAGRIDVGLVRLPVLRPAPTLVCETILRERLLLLVPKGHTLAGEGSVSVAALASVPFVSLPHRERGGLSYRVAQLCQQHGFFPRAAAATSRKATLVNLVAAGFGVALVPQSLAALAGPDVCRVDLEDAGADSEVALLRRRDAGELVIALADAMRRAVSPA
- a CDS encoding methyl-accepting chemotaxis protein; its protein translation is MGLFTRSRGAAQTNIMSEVANSAGTLGVELCDIAGNVDEIAVRIKRQAEVFQELRRAATDTSEGNQRIASAARDARDVADRASAEIAASRSTADASLASIHGLVEGVSGMADEISGLREALDHVGKVAEGISVIARQTNLLALNAAIEAARAGVAGRSFAVVATEVKLLASKTAEATQQIEHTLAALSERTERLMRESNANVARANDAREGTRAIASVIETAGNALDTFDRQAGQIAQASEAIENECSTLAAHVDEMADGVTHSADHVESARERINGLLSVSEHLIGLIAEADVETEDTPFIRAVRRAAKQVGESFEAALAKGKISEQELFDRRYEPIPGSNPQQLMARFTRFTDETLPAIQEPLLDMNERITFCAAVDENGYLPTHNRKFSQAPTNDPVWNAAHCRNRRLFNDRTGAAAGRNTKPLLLQTYRRDMGGGEFVVMKDASAPIYVNGRHWGGFRIAYRVAR